The genome window TCCAGCAGACTACGAAGAGACCTGCCAAATGCACCAAGTGGACCATCCATGTACAATTCGCACCGACTCATATGGTCCAACTGAACCTTTTCAAGTACACAATAATGAAAGAGAAATCTGCATCATTCATCACATCTGCAGTGAAAACACCAAAACTATAAACTGTTGGCACTTAGTGTAAATCTAATCAGTCTGTGGCAAAGTCAGCACGAAAATGCCTCAAGTCTGTGAAAAGAGCGGCGTATTAAATGGAAAGGTTATCCAACAGCTCTCACTATGCATGTGTACGTGAGCATCTACATCCCCGTTTGGCTTTGCAAGTGGCAGATAAGGAGGCCGTATATCCCCAACGTACCCATTTTGTTCCTCCAGCTCATCCTTCCTGTTCATCATGGCCACAATGGCCTGCCGCAGCTCCGCTGGAaagacaccacacacacaaaattctGGACTCTGGCTCGCCTATGCACTCGCTTAATGCAGCAAGATGTCCGGAAATAACCATGAGACAAGAAATTAACTACccggtacttttttttttttttctttgtatgcTACAAATTATATAGTTTGGTCTCATAACTAATGTAGGGTGTCCGCGTCGCCCCAGATACAAGTAGGTCTCCTTGCAGCCCTGGGCCTAAGTGCCGGGTTTGGCTCGGGGAGGCTGAcgatgaggaggaggtgtgTGGTGgtgaagagaagaagaaaaggaaaaaaaatggacgtgGGGAGCGTCTATACAGCTCGACATCAGTGAGCCAGAAATAAAAGTAACCTTTAGTACGACCACGTATTCACAGTGGGTGCCACAGACGAGCCATTGGGGACTTGTGTCGAGCCAGACTACCCTCGGTCTTCACAGAGGGGACTTAACACACGACATTGCCAGTTTCTAAGACGGCGAGGGATAGGAAATGAATGCTTCCGCTTGTCCATATAGGTAAACGCAGTTCTTTAAAACAAGGTGTGGATCAAACGGCACACTAATGCAATTAAATTTGAtgcgagacaaaaaaaaagtgattcaaCTGAGATATTGTGTACACAGtcttgttcctttttttacGGACAACAAGTGGTCACATCGAAATGGGAGCAATCGctagtttttttggggggttttttGTCCTGTGACAgtgtaataaattaaattggagTGCAATTGCAGTTTACTTGGCAGTCTACCCCAGTGGTGGTTGGTGCCGCAccatttttaaacacatcACAAAAGTAAATGAACTCAGAATAGTTCTACTTCAATTAAACACTTTGACTTGGTCTCTTCAGCATTTACTAAGAGTAAAATTCCACCAAACAAGTGTGAtgtgaataattttttttcctcccaaacTTTCATTTCACTCCATTCATTGACATTGCTCTCAAGGATGTGTTGAAAGCCATTGGGCTCTGTCAATGGCCTATTCACTGGACCAGCAGTGCCACCAGGTGGACAAAACATCTTGGAAATATGAgaatctttttccttttttttttgtaatgtattttttaacataaatgaatTGCAGTGAAGGGTAAATTTTAGAGAGATTGCATTTTCTGACCACATGTTTCTTTCTAATGTTTTATAACATTTGTTGTCGCATGATAACTAATGTAAGGGGAAACAAATGGAGATGTTTAAATTTGTTCCAGAAATCTCTTCTATGATAATGTTGCACAATGTTAATTCAAGAAAATAATCCAGACAACATATGGGAAACTATTGGAACTGTTCTATTGTTTCTGAATAATGTTTTTCTATTAAACTGAAAAGTTGGCATCAAAATCTGGAATATTCATTAAAATGACCGAAAAGAAACTTAAAGGTCATGAAAATCTATTTAGACTTACCATTTCAACAACGATGCCTccactttattaaaaaaatgtatcagTGTCTTCAATACTGTCCAATTTTCTTGCTATTGGATCGATGCCAAATCTCAGTGTCGCAAAACAATACTGCTAACTAATAAATGGGCAAAATAACAAATCCAATACACTTGATATTTTTTGTAACACAAATCTTTGGCTTGAGAGCCTTGGAACAAACACGATCGGGAGGCTTGCTCACACGGCAGACGGGATGAGCGAGCGCTGACCGACAGAATGATAGAAATACTCACCAACTGTCATGGACTCTGGCAGAGCAGATGTTGGCAGTGTAGCACTGAGCGGAACCGACAGCGCCAGTGGACTGGACTCCGTACTGAAATACATCAATGCGTCAATATTGCGAATGCAGATGGCTAAAGTGGCTTATAATAAGTGTCGAGACTCCATCTTCGCACTAACACGTCGTACATACAGCAGAGCAGATGCTTACTTCAGTGGCGGCTGCGATTCGCGGCTATCGCAGTCTTCCACTGGACCCGATGACGCGCACTGAGCGGGAAAGGCCGCCGAGTCCTCCACGGAGTTGACTGAAATTAAAACAAGATGTCATTTTGTGCGGCCTGTGGAGTTGTGGCACAAATGTTCAATTTCATAACTAGCCATAAATAAGCACTTAGGTACAATACCTGGCTGTGGGGTGGTGGGACTGAGGGGGATGAGGATGTCCGAGCTGCTGCGGTCCATCAGTACCTGCACTGGGCTCCACGGGGACACGCTGGACAGACTTCCAACCACCATCCtaaagaaacatttggaaCTCAAGTCAAGCTGGGGGTGAGCTTTCTTGGCGTCCTATTCATCTCAAGTAATACAACTCACTGGTCATTGCTTCTCTGATCCTCCTGGATTTGAGCTCTGCCCTtgtatttttcctcctcatcctcctcgtcttcatcttcctcctcattaTCTATGCTCTTTCGGTCTGGCAAAGGAGGCGTAGGCAAGGGTGGCGTACGAGAGTGATGGGGCGAGCCCACCCAGGTCAGCGCAGCGATGTCATCCAGCCCGTTGTGAGAAGGTGACTCTTGGAACGACGGCTCCAGGAGATCGATGCCTTCCTCCACGCTGCTTTGAACGGGATCGGCCTGAACTTTGCTAATTCCGCCAATCTTGGGGAAATCGTTGTcgccctcctcctcatcccctGCCTCCAGATCGTCGTCAAAGGAAATGATGttggtgattttctttttcctccgcCGCTCCTTCCTTAGCCCAGAATCTAGgtggaaaaagacaaaagggcCTCATTGAAGACATTTTTACAAACATTTGGGTCATTCCCAAACTTCTGGAACTtctcagtttaaaaaaaaaactggacaaAAACACTTGCCGTTCCGAGCCTAAAATCTCTCCTGTGTATTCGCAAGAATTACGAACCGCCATTTTTCAACCACAGTTTAAATTTTAAACGCCGCTCATGCTGTTAAGTAGAACACATTAAGGGAAACGGTGTCAGCCAGGCCCAGTGGAATGGAATCGGGCAGACAGCTAAAAGAGGTCAAACACGAAGGTCTGGACGGTTGGACGCTTTATTGCGGACACCGCTACCCGCTGCAGCATTAGGATGGAGACGAGTGCAAATGAATATTTCCTGTCAGAAGACAAGTCACATGCCGCTAACCACATGTGGGCTAAATCCGTAATGACTAGGATTTAGTCAAGCAATATATCTTCCGGTTTTCTATTGGATAATGTAAACAGATTTGCAAACTTACCGGCAGAGGTGCTGCGCGGCAGGACAGGGAGAGGGTCCGAGGTTCCGTCCACTCTGGGGCTGAAGCCTGGCACCACAGAGGTGGCGGTGCTGATCTCTCGGAGGAGGCTGCTGACCCCCTGCGTGGACTCCTTCCACAGGCTGCCGATGCCCTGCGTGGACTCTTTGAGGAGGTGCGTCATGGTGGAGCCGCCGCCTTTTGTCGGCCCACCGttcaggtcgttgttgtctaTGTTGATGGCGAAGAGGATGGAGTTCAAACCTGCAgaagggaggggaggaaaaaGCAAGTCATTACCGAATGTTCTTGCTAAAACGGCTGCGACTTTTCAACTTGCTCAAAAGCGCTTGCTCGGCACTTGGGAGTAAGCTAAAACAAAAGCCAGCATAAGATCAGTCCAACAcatgaatattttaaagttTGTCCTCACTTGCATGCGATTTACTTATCAATAGTTCAAAGGGGAAGCACAAAATGAGCATTCATCTTCAGTACCCataaaacagtacaaacggTTTGAACTAGTTCCGTTTTTAGTCACAGAACTTTAATACCACAATGCTGCAGTAATGTGATggatcacaaaaaaaatcaatttcactaatccttaaaaataaaaatacaaagattTTATTAGCACACTGTCATTTAATAGCAGTTACTTGTGCTGCAAAATGAACAACAGTCTAGCCGCccattatttttgaaaagatgGGTTGGCTATCTGAAAAACTATATATTTTCCTCTAAAGATCTCATTCGATTTTGCAGAAGTACCTATTGTTGTGGTTTACAAGAGTAAAAGTCCCTACTCATGTCTGCTCTCGTTTCATTGACTTCCTGAATTCCACTTGCCAGAAAGTGTACTTAAGTGCCCCGAAGGCGGGAAAcgttaaatatgaaatatgacaTTCCCAAACTCACCTGCAGCCATCGTAGGCAACATACTGGCTCTCTCTTCATCAAGTATGAAGGCCCAGTCTTCATAGTAAGtgctagaaaaaaaaggtggcaaATGGCTCAAATCAAAAGAGTGCATTAAAAAGGACGCACATAAATCTCCTATTTATTCCTGCACACTCGGAGAAACAAGTTTATGGAGTTTTCAtcccaaaaaagaaatgctccCATAAAGCAACGGTGCACCAACCCGAGGCGCGGTCGGTCAGCGAGTAGTGTGTGCAGGTAGCGTTCCAATGAATGCTCATTAAGAGCACAGCGCATCCAGGCCCGACCCCGGCCCAGCTCGGTCGAGATTTGACGGAGGCTATAGAAGCGTTGTAGCTCGTGCCGGTTGAGATGCTCCTTCACGTAAAACCAGAAGGTGAACTCTGGAATGGAGGGGAAAAGACATTAGGACCCCACGAAGAGTCAAATTAATCAACAAATTGATTAAGtcagaaaaatatataatttccATTAACATACACTTCACTTAAGATGCGCCTTATGACATGTTTAAACATTCAGACAAGTGATTCCTAATGGCACAATGCaactcatttgcatatcaTTAGCATACAACTCCAGAACACCGTGGAATTTACGTCTGTGATGGGTTTGGCTTCATTAgacagctgcaaagcctcaaGTTCAAACACAGGCGAACATTAGAAATGCTAATCATCACCAATGAGCTGGCAGCCATTACAGTGGAATTAACAGTAAGTGCATTCGTAAATATTCTGCAGTTTTACGCGGCCCTAATGGTGCCTTAAATGGCGAGCTTGGTTGACGACAAGCAAAAGAGGATTATTCATACTTCCTCATGAGAAAGCCACAAGGCTGAGCAGTGGAAAGTGGAAACAAAAGTACTCTACATAAATATAACCCACATGAAACTTCTGCCAAGGTGCCCAGACAGCtgctttctttaaaaaaaaaaataaaataaataaaataaaaataaaaaagaacataCTGAATGCAAATGATATTAACACGAAAGCAAATACCCCAAATTCGATATAGTTTTCATTTGTCTGCTCATCTTTTTAGTGTCGTTACACTTGCCCAACTCTACCTGCTTCAGCCTTGCTGCTGAAGCCTGCAGCCTGCTTGAGGGCGGCGGCGGTGAGGGCGAGACCTCGGCTCTTTCTCAAGCCGTGCTGCAGCACCGCCTCAAACTGGGCGCAAAGACAGATGACCCTGCAGCGGCAAGGAGAGGATGGTTTAGCGCGAATAAATACACTGGTGCCTTCAAACGCAATTTGATGGAAAGCTGTAAATAGTCATTTGGGGGGATGGCAAATACACACCTGCTGTCAGAGTCCGTTGCAATCTCTTTTCTGCCTCCAAAGCGGATTTGGCACTGGGACGAAAAGAGATGAATGATAAATGTAGCCCACATAATATTAGCCAACAGAGGAtatacaaatgcaaaatgactttttttaatggcttgtGATTATTATGTCTCTACCCACTTAACCAagtgtgaaataaaacaatcttTTGCTAGTGCCTATAACCATGTCTAAAACTTTTTTACAGATTTTGATTAGTTAGGTCATTTCTCTAAAAACAACAGCGctgaacacaaataaaataaaacagacttTGGAAATGTGATGCGTACTAACCTGTTTGACAGCATCAAGTAACCTTTCCAAGAGGTTCTGTCGCTTGGCGTCACTTTGCACAGTGCCTACAAAAGGTGAACAAaggcaaaattggattttgtggcatttgattttttaatttcttaaaggtcaaaatgaaatcaattaaTTGAGAAGTCAACCTCATTTATACAGCACTTTAAAACACCCACCACTGTATTCAAAGCAGCGTACATGGAGTAAAAATTTGTCATACAATGGTTAAAAGTTAAAGCAATACATTCATGACATAAAACCACTAAGACATTAATTAATACTAGTTACAATATTTGGTGGACAAAAAGTAATTGCAAAAATGCTGATACATGTCAGTGAaaaatttattaattttatcaGAATTTCATTAGACTTGTCAATCAACCAATGGAATAATCAATTGATAGGTACAGCCTCATTGAAAATACAGTCTTGGGCAGGCTGGTATTAAgcacatacttttttttttttttcatcattggGGAGAAAATATGTATCATGTAATGCACCAAAACAATGTTTCATAAATACAAGAATAAAAAGGCTATCTTTTAAACTGTGttatacttttaaaaaagaaaactgcagTGTCATCTATGGGCCCATCATACATTGTTTAGAATTAATGAAGCAAGAAATAGCTCAGACATCATTTAATGataatatattttcatttcagcaAGTTCATCTTCAAATTCCGTAGCGTTGGAATGCAGACATATTTcaaaatttgacaaattaAACGGTGTTTTGTAGTAGAAACTAGAATCATTTATACTAATTAGTAGTGCTGAAACACCCGTGTAAAATGACCAAACACGTTAAAcactgtttttaaaaacacgaGCTAAACTTACCGTTCATTATGACGACAAGACTTCAGGCGTAGTAACATCCAAGCTTGACGCTTCTCCGTCGGTATTATTCATTCCTTTTTGTGCCGTTTATCACCCACCGGCTTAGTTAGGGAGGGACCGGGCTCATGCTGTCTCCGTAGCCTAGCTTGACCCGCCCCACGGCGGATAGAAAAGCGATGCTCTGTCGGTAAGTGGAGAGGCCTTACCGGTGGTGAGTCGCCGGGCTTAAGTGACCTCCGCGGAATTGACATGCAAGCGTTGAGCGTGCCAAAGTTTGCTTGTCGAAAGCCCCAGTGAAATGTCGAAGTCACGAAGTAAAATTTTATTACATGATAATAACAGTAGCGAAAACCGGAAGCGGCTCTGTTAATGAGAGCCAATTCGTGTGTGGGTCACGTGATAAAACGCAGCTGTCATGTGGTCTCGCTTAAGTGATCATGGGAAATGTAGTTTTTCGCAGTCCTTGTGACGTAACAATTTTAACGGGGCGTTTGGAttaaatcaaaaatatttcctgaaaattttgatttattagATTCTAAACTGCTTTTAGATGTTGATGTGTGTACGgctgtttgtgtctatgtgcCCAGAAGATTTTAATACCACCAGAAAAGTtacataaatatattataCTTGAACATGATAAAAAcccattatctttttttttacatttaaaatggttCATAATATCTCTGCCTGGTCTTTGCCTTGTTATCTTCTGGAGCACTTTGTTAAAGGGTCCAAGATGGGTATCTTATCAGCGAGATAAGACCATGTGAACTTATCTGGACCGTGTTGTATAATCATTACCCGCTTTTAACTGTAAATAAGTAATTCCTGGCCAGTCTCCTATGGTGCCATGAGGGAAATTATCTACAAATGCATCTTTGTTCATCTTTCTATGTCACAGACatggcaaaacaacaaaatactcTTCCAATGACTTTCAATAAATTGCACCGCTGGGTTAAAATATTGAACAGGCGAGACGTTTTCAGACGAGTGCATGACTTTGTTTGCAAATTGGTACAATCAGAAATCAaagtaaatacaaatgaaaattcaAGATCAAGACAAAATAACAGTGAAGCATAGTCTAAATAACAAGAAACCTCATTCAGCTTGACAAGGGTGCAAATCCAAAATTTGTAAgctttgtttcttctttctaTACATAACAGAGATAGCTCGAAATGGCTCAATGAAGGTTTGGATGCCAATGTCAAGGATTAGTTCATATTGACAGTGTCTCTCTCACAAGTTGTTTTGACGACGAGGCCATGTTGCTGTCATAGATCGTGAAAAGTGATGACTCTTCTGTGATCGGGGCTCTCTTTCCCGCCGGGGGTTGTCTGGTCGAACCGCCATTCTTTCTCAGAGAGTTCCGAATCCCGCTGGAAAGCTGGTTGGACACGCGCCTCACCACTCGGCTGAGTCCTTTATTCCTCGGTTTGATGAGCCCCACGTCGTCCTCCAGTTCCTCAGGCGGCACGTCGATGTTGCCCGAGTACCAGAAGACCCACCAGATGAGGCTGAGGAAGATGACGATGCCACCGGCGTAGATGAAAAGGTCGTGGATGGCCAGGCCCCCGAAGACCCCCACCATCATGATGAGCACGCCGAGGATGTCGTGAGCCACGGCGAACCAGAAGGAGCACTTACAACGGCCCACTCCTGTGTACCTTCTCTccaccgccgcttccatctgCACGGAGGTCATCGACATGATCCTTGAGAAGATCAGAATCAATCCAGATGTGGATCCCCCGAGCAGCAATGTGTGCTGCGAGTCGCGTTGTAGCTCTCACAAATTCTGCAGTAACAACGGTCGAAGTTCAGTGTGCACATGTGGTTATCAACAAATCGCACCGGCCAGCtgacttgaagaaaaaaaaaattgttgaatCATCATAGTCGCGTCATGGTTCACTCGTCTGACTTCCAAGCAAGTGTGGGGCCGACACTCAAAAGAGGAAAGTCAAAACAAAGGTGTGTATACATTTCATGAAATGCATTGAGTTCAATCCTTGTGTTAATTTTACGAGGCAGATGTGCAAACCACTCATCCACCATGCCGCTTAAGATCTTGGAAAAGACATTATGAATCATTTCTATTGGTTGAATCTAAcggatgagttttttttttttttttttttatcaatacaTGCCATTATAGTCAAGCCACTTGGTAGTAACACCGACGCCTCTGCTTCTCTTTCAATATCGGCATCCAAACCAAGCCCACCACCACAAATATCAGTCCCACGGACACACAGCCAGAAGCAACAGGTCCCGCCTGGACCACCTTACAGAACTGCAACAAGAACAGAACCACTCCCGCGGCTGACATCAGAGACCCCATCACAATGGAGATGATAGACTTATGAAGGTAGGCCCAATCCGAGGAAGCCGGCGAGTCCAAATTCGGACACAATCTACCGGAGTCATCAAAAAACAGCATCTCATCATATCCTTCCATTGAGTCCactacacaaataaaaaaagcttcaaattgAATCATAATCGGTCACTATCAGAATCATCCAGCCGCCTCCCGATAGAGAGCGATATCATCTGTCATGTGTTGCCCAGAAAGCTGTTGACACATTGTAATTCCAGATGGCCCCACACCACACCCACACCAAACAGCTCACCATGGATGAATGAACAAGACACACCCACTCCATGACAGATGATTGGTCACCTCGCTCCATCTTCATCATGtttcgttttctttttaatattaataccTGCAAGGTGTTAAAAGATGCAAAGCCATGACAAGCAGCAACTGCTCAAGCTTGAGACGAAGCCCACTGACAATAGAGGAGTCGCCCGCCACACACAACAGCTGCTATGTGTACACAggtcaaatgacatcattggcTTGAAAGAGGTTCAGTCAGGCACTTGGGGGAGAACGTAAGAAAGGTGTCAAAAAGCATTATGAGCAATGTTGACATtagtgcaggggtgtccaaactttttgcaaggagggccagatttaataaagtgaaggggcccggggggcAATAGTTTTtccagacattttttaactacaaaaatttcatgcaaatacactgttataaaacaaatttcattgtcacaattgtctttatttttcaaatgacaaaataaccaaatataagccattcaggcagatgtgaacaactctaaaaacacaaattctgcctttcattcatatctgaagagtcagataacattgaacaaactgtttgaaataccttacatttacatgagtttaaaattatttttgcctcatgaacattttaaacaggagttataagtcatgcaaatttgtctgttattattaaaatttaaaacaagtgagttttgctcttgtcattcaCAATATCCTTCAaaaagtaatagtttgtgtcatgtctacaggtttataacatcaacagtattaacatggccacttcgtaatatttaatattaagtaatatttaatttttatttaattttgtctcACAGCCCCGCGtaaagaatcgctgttgtgatgccatttcagcttggagctgcttcactttatcagcgcggttactccctgttagcttgtcgtatgtgtcagcatgtttagtctactagtgtctctttaggttgaaatccttaaacaaggcaaccgtctctttagaaattagacaaacacaattgccttgattttcagcgaTTTTCAGTATTGcaattcccatttctcttgaaagcgacgttcctcaatgtcaactgtcctcgttttctttgcagtcgccatggcagaaatgagcggcgagtggtggtgctgccaccctttggtaataggaggaattacaggttcaagtttcttttcttttttttatattcagtttgacagtgcaggcggtccataaataataatacattataagaccgaagctgcgggccATATGAAATCTGATcgggggccggatttggcccgcgggccggactttggacatacATGCCTGCATTAGTGCAAGATGGGCAAAAACAAGCAGTCAAGGGCCACGATTGATTTTTAGCACACATTTAGTAAGatcaaaagtgttttattCTGAGATGGGAAATCTTCAACATATTGACAATGTTAAAACATATTGCGCagtctagaaaaaaaaaaatcatctcattttagattttctttttggtttcATAGCCCTGCCAGTTTTCATTTTGAGCTGTTtgcttgcatgttttttatCAGCAGGtctgattttcttttgctgtaaaaagacaaaataagaaaaaaaaaaaaaaatcaatgtgagAAATCATTTTAGGACAATTGAAATTTTGTGGTTGTGTGAAACACTGACCTTCCGTTTAGGTTTTTTGTTCTCTGCCTCGATGGGGACCAGCTGGGGAATTTCTTCATCACCTTCCTCAACCTTCCTTTTCTTTGCCTCCTTTCCAggggtttgttttgtgtcctgAAGATTTCCTTCAGCAGCAGACTGATGAAAcacaacatgcacacaccaGTTATTACACAACGTTCTGAAGTATTTGACCTTCAATCTATCCTCACCTCTGCCTCGGTAGCGTCGAGCTTCGGAAGCTGGCTCGGATTTGAATTGTAGATGGGCAGGGCCACGGATTTTTCACTCTTTAAGTGAATTATCTTCAGCACTGGTCCCTTCTACAACAGGCATTTAGACAAAATGAGTGCTGTGGTGGAAATCTCTcaacataaaataaagatttgtGAAACTATAAGGTGGTCACTGTTGCTATACTTACCATGCGTATTTTTTCCGCCATCGTTTGGACAGCCGCCTCGATGTTTTCCGTCAACTCATCGGCAGTCATGGCGGAGTGGCCAACACGTGCCATGctgaaaaacacattacagACAATGTAGTGCAATTTTCCTTTCTGTTAATGAAATGCATGGTTATAGATTTTAAATTGGGTGAGCATTTTAAACCAACCAGCAGGGTCCGTTGTTGTTGACCTTGACAGTGGTGCCCATGAACATTTTCTGGATGTCTCTGGCCAGCTGTTTGCTCAGCAGGTTCACCGCAAGTGGCTCCCTGGATACAAGGAAAGATTGTCAGCTTAAAACTTTTGAAGATTGGGAAAATAATtcctcaaatatttttaaagctgACCTTTTCTTCTCATAGAAGTGCTTCCCGAGATGGGACGGCAGACGGCGGCGAATGCGGCTGTCAGCGAAAAACATGTTGAAATTCCCCAGCAGGCGTAGTTTAGCCTCGAAAGGTTTGTACTCCGTCTTCAGGACTTTGTAGGGGATTATCTGATAAAGAATACTCATTAAATGTCAATCCAGATTTATCCATAAGGACTTTACGAAGTGAATATGATTATACCTCGGAGACATTTTTAACTCCCCTTTCTTCCAACAATTTCTTATAAAACCTCACGGTTTGATCTGTGGTCATTTTCGGCTCATCTCTGGTGAAGAGGCAGATATTCTCGGAGTCTGTGCGTGTGCTATGAGGCAATGGACTGATGAGAGGACAAAAGAGCGCTGTTAAATCTTCAAATAACATAAAATTAAGATTTCTTTTGCAATGCTAGCATTTTAGTAAGTAAATTACACTCACTGGACATTACAATAGGTACAC of Syngnathus acus chromosome 19, fSynAcu1.2, whole genome shotgun sequence contains these proteins:
- the snx29 gene encoding sorting nexin-29 isoform X2 translates to MNGTVQSDAKRQNLLERLLDAVKQCQIRFGGRKEIATDSDSRVICLCAQFEAVLQHGLRKSRGLALTAAALKQAAGFSSKAEAEFTFWFYVKEHLNRHELQRFYSLRQISTELGRGRAWMRCALNEHSLERYLHTLLADRPRLGTYYEDWAFILDEERASMLPTMAAGLNSILFAINIDNNDLNGGPTKGGGSTMTHLLKESTQGIGSLWKESTQGVSSLLREISTATSVVPGFSPRVDGTSDPLPVLPRSTSADSGLRKERRRKKKITNIISFDDDLEAGDEEEGDNDFPKIGGISKVQADPVQSSVEEGIDLLEPSFQESPSHNGLDDIAALTWVGSPHHSRTPPLPTPPLPDRKSIDNEEEDEDEEDEEEKYKGRAQIQEDQRSNDQMVVGSLSSVSPWSPVQVLMDRSSSDILIPLSPTTPQPVNSVEDSAAFPAQCASSGPVEDCDSRESQPPLNTESSPLALSVPLSATLPTSALPESMTVAELRQAIVAMMNRKDELEEQNGSLRSLLDGEMEHSAGLRQEIELLKKRLAELEERHAAKVQALARENEVLKVQLKKYVGAVQMLKREGSQGNDALSVLPSSEALAPAPPSKCMGDIEELAASYERKLIEVAEMHGELIEFNERLYRTLMAKDHLIGQMRQELIELRGPVPGDLSQTSDDPSLSDFETAHRALINVWIPSVFLQGRAANAYHVYQVYIRILDNEWNVYRRYTEFRELHNRLRSQFPQVDTFNFPPKKAIGNKDAKFVEERRKQLQCYLRMVMNKVIQTLPDFTTHPTKETLLSLLPFCLDNTL
- the snx29 gene encoding sorting nexin-29 isoform X1 — encoded protein: MNGTVQSDAKRQNLLERLLDAVKQCQIRFGGRKEIATDSDSRVICLCAQFEAVLQHGLRKSRGLALTAAALKQAAGFSSKAEAEFTFWFYVKEHLNRHELQRFYSLRQISTELGRGRAWMRCALNEHSLERYLHTLLADRPRLGTYYEDWAFILDEERASMLPTMAAGLNSILFAINIDNNDLNGGPTKGGGSTMTHLLKESTQGIGSLWKESTQGVSSLLREISTATSVVPGFSPRVDGTSDPLPVLPRSTSADSGLRKERRRKKKITNIISFDDDLEAGDEEEGDNDFPKIGGISKVQADPVQSSVEEGIDLLEPSFQESPSHNGLDDIAALTWVGSPHHSRTPPLPTPPLPDRKSIDNEEEDEDEEDEEEKYKGRAQIQEDQRSNDQMVVGSLSSVSPWSPVQVLMDRSSSDILIPLSPTTPQPVNSVEDSAAFPAQCASSGPVEDCDSRESQPPLNTESSPLALSVPLSATLPTSALPESMTVAELRQAIVAMMNRKDELEEQNGSLRSLLDGEMEHSAGLRQEIELLKKRLAELEERHAAKVQALARENEVLKVQLKKYVGAVQMLKREGSQGNDALSVLPSSEALAPAPPSKCMGDIEELAASYERKLIEVAEMHGELIEFNERLYRTLMAKDHLIGQMRQELIELRGPVPGDLSQTSDDPSLSDFETAHRALINVWIPSVFLQGRAANAYHVYQVYIRILDNEWNVYRRYTEFRELHNRLRSQFPQVDTFNFPPKKAIGNKDAKFVEERRKQLQCYLRMVMNKVIQTLPDFTTHPTKETLLSLLPFCLDAPQTNDSGPKTPRCKTSSRFPRLGRGHHQETRPEPQSGDL
- the LOC119137952 gene encoding transmembrane protein 238-like; this translates as MSMTSVQMEAAVERRYTGVGRCKCSFWFAVAHDILGVLIMMVGVFGGLAIHDLFIYAGGIVIFLSLIWWVFWYSGNIDVPPEELEDDVGLIKPRNKGLSRVVRRVSNQLSSGIRNSLRKNGGSTRQPPAGKRAPITEESSLFTIYDSNMASSSKQLVRETLSI
- the rsl1d1 gene encoding ribosomal L1 domain-containing protein 1; protein product: MGDKVVELDRSQVKKAVQALQAFLKTKSSKKKLFTDDFHKINVLFTLWKVPGEAQTIRIPLPHSTRTDSENICLFTRDEPKMTTDQTVRFYKKLLEERGVKNVSEIIPYKVLKTEYKPFEAKLRLLGNFNMFFADSRIRRRLPSHLGKHFYEKKREPLAVNLLSKQLARDIQKMFMGTTVKVNNNGPCCMARVGHSAMTADELTENIEAAVQTMAEKIRMKGPVLKIIHLKSEKSVALPIYNSNPSQLPKLDATEAESAAEGNLQDTKQTPGKEAKKRKVEEGDEEIPQLVPIEAENKKPKRKQKKIRPADKKHASKQLKMKTGRAMKPKRKSKMR